One Cyanobium sp. Tous-M-B4 DNA segment encodes these proteins:
- a CDS encoding HlyD family efflux transporter periplasmic adaptor subunit, producing MKRALLGVNRLWWLGGGVLVVVLAVALVRQQRTPAVKAPVVAATPRNQEAVAALGRLEPAGDVRLLAAPISGIGGSPRISELLVEEGDRVSSGQLLARFDTAPTLVAQQRLIEARLRNLDTRLAVQTRDVRRYRQLSRSGAIPSGELDNRETDLLKLQGDRNEAWAEREKLKAELLLTELRAPMAGTVLKLHARVGERPTETGVLELGASNRMQALVEVYESDIDRVRLGQGVSLISENGGYQGTLTGEVIRISPQVRQRSVLSTDPTGDADARVVEVRVALDPADSQRVRDLTGLKVIARLAATRAPVQP from the coding sequence GTGAAGCGCGCTTTGCTCGGTGTTAACAGGCTTTGGTGGCTTGGCGGCGGGGTCCTGGTGGTGGTTTTGGCAGTCGCCCTGGTTCGCCAGCAGCGAACCCCTGCCGTCAAAGCACCCGTGGTTGCTGCAACTCCCCGTAATCAGGAAGCGGTGGCAGCGCTCGGACGGCTTGAGCCGGCAGGTGATGTGCGCTTGCTGGCGGCCCCCATCAGCGGCATCGGTGGCAGCCCCAGGATCTCCGAGCTTTTGGTGGAGGAAGGCGACCGCGTCAGCAGTGGCCAGCTGCTGGCCCGTTTTGACACAGCGCCCACCCTGGTGGCCCAACAACGGCTAATTGAGGCACGACTTCGCAACCTTGACACCAGATTGGCTGTACAAACCCGCGACGTCCGTCGCTACCGCCAACTGAGTCGTTCCGGAGCCATACCCAGCGGTGAGCTGGACAATCGCGAGACGGACCTGCTCAAGCTTCAGGGGGATCGCAACGAAGCATGGGCTGAACGCGAGAAACTCAAAGCTGAGTTGCTGCTTACCGAACTACGGGCGCCCATGGCTGGCACCGTGCTCAAGCTCCACGCCCGAGTTGGCGAGCGCCCGACTGAAACAGGCGTACTTGAGCTCGGCGCCAGCAACCGCATGCAGGCATTGGTTGAGGTTTACGAAAGTGACATCGACCGAGTGCGCCTTGGCCAGGGCGTCTCTTTGATCAGCGAAAACGGCGGTTATCAAGGCACGCTTACAGGCGAGGTGATTCGGATCAGTCCCCAGGTGCGGCAGCGTTCAGTGCTTTCAACTGACCCCACCGGAGACGCGGATGCCAGGGTTGTGGAGGTGCGGGTGGCTCTAGATCCTGCTGATAGCCAGCGAGTGCGTGATCTCACGGGCTTAAAGGTGATTGCGCGCCTCGCTGCCACCAGGGCGCCTGTGCAGCCCTGA
- a CDS encoding phycocyanobilin:ferredoxin oxidoreductase has protein sequence MSSAPASSQSRDASPEGSGAESGAIHPLMDALAARIRTFWQGLPELEAFAVSADLEAISGSLDGESLFIRNELRRCLGLRKLHLETARLGAGLQILHCVLFPDPRFDLPVFGADIVAGPAGVSAAIVDLSPVCGELPAGIAEALAARPRSSFEQERELPGWGSIFSPYVRFVRPTNAAEEAAFLDEVSGFLDVLASAIAASEPQAPTHPATVGRWQGQLRYCKQQKQNDKTRRVLEKAFNPEWADRYIEELLFDDPPAP, from the coding sequence GTGAGTTCCGCCCCCGCTTCGTCTCAGAGTCGCGACGCTTCCCCCGAGGGCTCCGGCGCCGAAAGCGGTGCGATTCACCCCCTGATGGACGCCCTAGCGGCGCGGATTCGTACGTTCTGGCAAGGCCTGCCCGAATTGGAAGCGTTTGCGGTCTCTGCTGATCTCGAAGCCATCAGTGGCAGCCTCGATGGCGAATCTCTGTTCATACGCAACGAGCTGCGTCGCTGCCTAGGACTGCGCAAACTGCACCTGGAAACCGCTCGCCTTGGCGCGGGATTGCAGATTTTGCACTGCGTACTCTTCCCAGATCCCCGCTTCGACCTGCCTGTTTTTGGGGCAGACATCGTGGCCGGCCCAGCCGGGGTCTCTGCCGCCATCGTCGACCTCTCGCCAGTTTGCGGCGAGCTACCAGCCGGCATCGCCGAGGCTCTTGCTGCCAGGCCCCGCAGCAGCTTTGAACAGGAACGGGAGCTGCCGGGGTGGGGGTCAATTTTTTCGCCCTACGTTCGTTTTGTGAGACCCACGAACGCCGCTGAGGAGGCCGCGTTTCTCGACGAGGTAAGCGGCTTTCTCGATGTGCTGGCTTCGGCCATAGCCGCCAGTGAGCCTCAGGCACCAACGCACCCAGCTACGGTTGGTAGATGGCAGGGTCAGCTCCGGTATTGCAAGCAACAGAAACAAAACGACAAGACTCGCCGGGTGCTGGAGAAGGCCTTCAACCCGGAGTGGGCAGACCGTTACATCGAGGAGTTGTTGTTCGACGATCCGCCGGCACCGTGA
- a CDS encoding pitrilysin family protein, which translates to MPLAPSQPLLPGLANPSDQLLANGATVVSLSLPDSPLVCLDFWCRAGSVFEYAAESGMAHFLEHMVFKGSERLGPGEFDLRIEAMGGNSNAATGFDDVHYHVLIPPEAAADALDLLLDLVLHPRLDVAAFDMERQVVLEELAQSEDQPDEIALQQLLRLGCPKHAYGQPILGQRELLLEQTPDAMAAFHRRLYGSNRCVLAMGGAFELEPLAERIAASGLAQLPLVEEPRSRQALLVQPGEHRIEVPRLESARLLMLWGLPPASQLHDVMGADLLTTVLAEGRRSRLVERLREQLRIVESIDLDLHVMEFGSFALLEAICETDELASVRKAIDAVWCELVQEGMAEAEWQRAQRLVANGYRFGLEAAGGVAGLIGSNRLWGRQHRLELPLEEIGCWSASELLQQAVPLLDPSRACVLEAVPA; encoded by the coding sequence TTGCCCCTGGCCCCTTCCCAGCCCCTGCTGCCAGGCCTGGCTAATCCCAGCGATCAACTTCTGGCCAACGGCGCCACCGTGGTCAGCCTGTCCTTGCCCGACTCGCCGCTGGTCTGCCTCGATTTTTGGTGCCGGGCAGGCAGCGTTTTTGAATACGCTGCGGAAAGCGGCATGGCCCATTTTCTTGAACATATGGTGTTCAAGGGCAGTGAGCGGCTGGGGCCTGGTGAATTCGACCTTCGCATCGAGGCGATGGGTGGCAACAGCAATGCCGCAACCGGCTTCGACGACGTTCATTACCACGTTTTGATCCCACCGGAGGCGGCTGCAGACGCCCTCGACCTATTGCTCGATCTGGTGCTGCATCCCCGCCTCGATGTCGCAGCCTTCGACATGGAGAGGCAGGTGGTGCTCGAAGAGCTGGCCCAAAGCGAAGATCAGCCCGATGAAATCGCTCTGCAGCAGCTACTTCGCCTTGGCTGCCCAAAGCACGCCTACGGCCAACCGATCCTGGGCCAGCGCGAGCTGCTGCTCGAGCAGACACCTGATGCCATGGCCGCTTTCCATCGGCGTCTTTATGGTTCCAACCGCTGCGTGCTGGCTATGGGCGGCGCCTTCGAGCTCGAGCCCTTGGCCGAACGCATCGCCGCCAGTGGCCTGGCCCAATTGCCGCTGGTGGAGGAGCCCCGCAGCCGGCAAGCCCTTCTGGTGCAGCCAGGGGAGCACCGGATCGAAGTGCCGCGGCTGGAATCGGCACGCCTACTGATGCTTTGGGGTTTGCCTCCAGCCTCTCAATTGCACGACGTGATGGGTGCAGACCTGCTCACAACCGTGCTGGCAGAGGGGCGCCGCAGCCGCTTAGTGGAGAGGCTGCGCGAGCAACTGCGCATCGTGGAAAGTATCGATCTCGATCTGCACGTAATGGAGTTCGGCAGCTTTGCCCTGCTGGAGGCGATCTGCGAAACGGACGAGCTGGCCTCCGTCCGCAAAGCGATTGATGCGGTCTGGTGCGAGCTGGTGCAGGAGGGGATGGCTGAGGCGGAATGGCAGCGGGCCCAGCGTCTTGTGGCAAACGGCTACCGCTTTGGTTTAGAAGCCGCAGGCGGTGTGGCGGGCTTGATCGGCAGTAACCGTCTCTGGGGGCGCCAACACAGGCTGGAACTGCCGCTCGAAGAGATCGGTTGCTGGAGTGCGTCGGAATTGCTGCAGCAGGCCGTTCCCCTGCTTGATCCCAGCCGGGCCTGCGTTCTCGAGGCGGTGCCGGCATGA
- a CDS encoding pitrilysin family protein, with protein MSSTHPATANWQHTSLEGGLPLIWQRRPGPAIVACRLWIRGGSSEDLPGQRGAGQLLAGLMTRGCGSYGPEALADLVEGRGAALRAEAAEDCLVISLKCASSDTSELLPLLLTMARQPWLNPDQLELERDLNLQSLQRQREDPFQLAHDQLRHMLYGDGPYGHDPLGVDGELAALHTEQIGALVPDLGQNGALLVACGDLDDELPQLLNPLLNQCPWNTASPSPGAGPGAASGLDRFACLEQDTEQLVLMLGTATVPLGDPDGLALRLLQAHLGMGMSSRLFVTMREERGLAYDVGVHMPARRGATPFIWHLSTSAERAEEATTALLEEWQRVLDQPLSAPELALAKAKYRGQDAMGRQTCGQIADRQALVLGHGLGWSYVEDSLERAQQLDAGTLLAAARRRLSAPALSICGPAPALAAAEQAWQRHDLRA; from the coding sequence ATGAGCAGCACCCATCCAGCCACGGCCAACTGGCAGCACACCAGCCTTGAGGGCGGCCTACCTCTGATCTGGCAGCGCCGGCCTGGACCGGCGATCGTGGCCTGCCGGCTGTGGATACGGGGAGGCAGCAGTGAGGATCTGCCTGGCCAGCGCGGGGCTGGTCAATTGCTGGCCGGCTTAATGACCCGCGGTTGCGGCAGCTACGGGCCTGAAGCCTTGGCCGACCTGGTGGAGGGTCGCGGGGCTGCCCTGCGCGCTGAAGCCGCCGAAGACTGCCTGGTGATCAGCCTCAAGTGCGCCAGCAGCGACACGAGCGAGCTGCTGCCCCTGTTGCTGACAATGGCCAGGCAGCCCTGGCTCAATCCCGACCAACTCGAGCTCGAGCGGGACCTGAACCTCCAGAGCCTTCAGCGCCAGCGGGAAGATCCGTTCCAGCTAGCCCACGACCAGTTGCGCCACATGCTCTATGGCGATGGACCCTATGGCCACGATCCCCTTGGTGTAGATGGGGAATTAGCCGCCCTGCACACGGAGCAGATAGGGGCGTTGGTGCCTGATCTCGGCCAGAACGGCGCCCTTTTGGTGGCCTGCGGTGATCTGGATGACGAACTGCCCCAGCTGCTCAATCCCCTGCTGAATCAGTGCCCTTGGAATACGGCCTCGCCAAGCCCCGGTGCCGGCCCCGGCGCAGCCTCCGGGCTGGATCGCTTTGCCTGCTTGGAGCAGGACACTGAGCAACTGGTACTGATGCTGGGTACGGCGACCGTGCCCCTGGGTGATCCGGACGGGCTGGCCCTGAGGCTGCTTCAGGCCCACCTGGGCATGGGCATGTCCAGCCGTCTTTTCGTGACTATGAGGGAGGAGCGCGGCTTGGCCTACGACGTTGGGGTCCACATGCCGGCGCGGCGCGGCGCCACTCCCTTCATCTGGCACCTCTCCACTTCCGCTGAGCGGGCAGAGGAGGCCACCACTGCTCTGCTGGAGGAGTGGCAAAGGGTTCTAGATCAGCCCTTGAGCGCGCCTGAGCTCGCTTTGGCCAAGGCCAAATACCGTGGCCAGGACGCCATGGGGCGCCAGACCTGCGGCCAGATCGCCGATCGTCAGGCGCTGGTGCTGGGTCATGGCCTGGGTTGGAGCTACGTGGAGGACAGCCTGGAGCGGGCCCAGCAACTGGATGCCGGCACCCTGCTGGCGGCAGCTCGCCGCAGGCTTTCGGCTCCCGCCCTCAGCATCTGTGGTCCAGCGCCAGCCCTTGCAGCCGCAGAACAAGCCTGGCAACGCCACGATCTCAGGGCCTGA
- a CDS encoding NAD(P)H dehydrogenase assembly family protein has product MDEPLGAESLEPLPFAVGDAVQLKGRPNYLKTADPMPMLRPPDLVDSDEQGQVLAIKARNQLAVRFRRGTFLLEADQLKAAAP; this is encoded by the coding sequence ATGGACGAGCCCCTAGGAGCCGAGTCGTTGGAGCCACTGCCTTTTGCCGTGGGCGATGCGGTGCAGCTGAAGGGCCGGCCCAACTACTTAAAAACAGCTGATCCAATGCCGATGTTGCGTCCCCCAGACCTGGTGGACAGCGATGAGCAAGGCCAGGTGTTGGCCATTAAGGCGCGCAATCAACTGGCAGTTCGCTTTCGTCGCGGCACCTTTTTGCTGGAAGCCGACCAACTAAAAGCTGCCGCGCCTTAA
- a CDS encoding biotin transporter BioY: MRALATWSGAIAGLLLILVGGLIQAAAPLPAASGGWNLTTLPITLQVPALLLTALVCGPRSGMLAAVAYLSLGLFQLPVFQGGGGAAYLLDPGFGYLAGFIPAAWLTGKLVRQQGMDDLLGLFGAAVVGLGVLQICGIANLLLGALAGRWGPNLGILLFSYSLAPLLPQLLLCCAVALMALLLRRLLLVES, translated from the coding sequence TTGAGGGCCCTAGCCACCTGGAGCGGCGCAATCGCCGGTCTGCTGCTGATCTTGGTGGGCGGGCTGATTCAGGCCGCCGCCCCGCTTCCGGCCGCCAGTGGGGGCTGGAACCTCACGACCCTGCCCATCACCCTCCAGGTGCCGGCCCTGCTGCTCACCGCCTTGGTCTGCGGCCCCCGCAGCGGCATGCTCGCAGCAGTTGCTTACCTGAGCCTGGGCCTGTTCCAACTGCCGGTGTTTCAGGGCGGGGGCGGTGCCGCCTACCTTTTGGATCCTGGCTTTGGTTATCTAGCTGGCTTCATCCCGGCCGCCTGGCTCACCGGCAAGCTCGTGCGCCAGCAGGGCATGGACGACCTACTGGGTTTGTTTGGCGCCGCAGTGGTCGGGCTGGGCGTCCTTCAGATCTGCGGCATAGCCAACCTATTGCTGGGAGCACTGGCTGGCCGCTGGGGACCAAATCTTGGAATCCTGCTGTTCAGCTACAGCCTGGCGCCCTTGCTACCCCAGTTGCTCCTCTGCTGCGCCGTAGCTCTGATGGCCCTGCTGCTGCGCCGTCTGCTGCTGGTGGAGTCATGA
- the lspA gene encoding signal peptidase II gives MRRLRNLAYASAAMVLLLDQLSKALAVANLPLGSNSTFLPGLLSLQLVRNTGAAFSLFSGNPQLLGLVSLLVSIGVAVWIQRQGQLNLIRSLGVGLLLGGALGNGLDRWRLGFVVDFLALVPVSFPVFNLADVAINLAVLCFAIDLLGNHGQAGV, from the coding sequence ATGAGACGGCTGCGCAACCTCGCCTACGCCAGCGCTGCCATGGTGTTGCTGCTTGACCAGCTCAGCAAGGCTCTAGCCGTTGCCAATCTGCCGCTAGGAAGCAATTCAACTTTTCTGCCGGGGCTCCTTTCCCTGCAGCTTGTCCGCAACACCGGAGCGGCCTTCAGCCTCTTCAGTGGCAACCCCCAGTTACTCGGCCTGGTGAGCCTTCTGGTCTCTATTGGTGTGGCTGTCTGGATTCAGAGGCAGGGTCAGTTGAACCTCATCCGGAGCCTTGGGGTAGGGCTGCTGCTGGGGGGAGCCCTCGGCAACGGGCTCGATCGCTGGCGCCTTGGCTTTGTGGTGGATTTTTTAGCCCTGGTGCCGGTTTCCTTCCCGGTGTTCAACCTGGCCGATGTGGCCATCAACCTGGCGGTGCTTTGCTTCGCCATCGACCTGCTGGGTAACCATGGTCAAGCAGGCGTTTGA
- a CDS encoding transglycosylase domain-containing protein, whose amino-acid sequence MVKQAFEALGRRWQRFSQPGQAQLQVHLPGQASRLVPLHPGTYRIGRDNDCQICVDHPAVSRQHALLERRGSHWLLSDDSSTNGLWWQGRRVQQLLLRDGDSLRFGPSQEAGLPELDFQIRPLPQLQRLLRATSLMLAAAALGGLGLQAISGLQVPIRGSLATVRGPLVLYDRQGKAIATAQAKEHRELKALQGYPRVLIDALLASEDSRFWWHPGVDPVGTGRALVTNVLGGRVLEGGSTLTQQLARSLYPDQVGQGETLGRKWRELLVALQLEARFSKRDLLLSYLNRVYLGVGWGFEDASRHYFGKPASDLKLEEAALLVGLLPSPNGYDPCFDPQAALSSRNAVLSKMGDTGRISADQARSGRRSPIRLSPQACRSSSSLRGVPFYSDQVGRDLDQLVGAEVAAEGNFLIDTYLDRNLQEQVERLLRQRLSASKTLGVGEGAVVVLDSRTGGILALAGGRDYRQSQFNRATMALRQPGSTFKLIPYLVALERGGKPSDPISCSPLRWRGQSFSSGCGGNLSLVSAFAISSNTAALRLAQRVGLDALVQKARDLGFTSPLAAVPGLALGQSEVTLLELTAAYAAIANGGVWHSPSTIRRLTDGEACNGQSSSQCRQANVPTTSQAGRRVSSEATARAMQQLLRAVVQRGTGQMASLGGQEGGKTGTTNDSRDLLFVGYEPQRHWVVGIWLGNDDNSPSRASSALAAGLWSEIIRAARP is encoded by the coding sequence ATGGTCAAGCAGGCGTTTGAAGCCCTAGGCCGCCGTTGGCAGCGGTTCAGCCAGCCAGGCCAAGCCCAACTCCAGGTGCATCTACCGGGCCAAGCCTCGCGCCTGGTGCCCCTGCACCCGGGTACCTATCGCATCGGGCGCGACAACGACTGCCAAATTTGCGTTGATCATCCGGCGGTCAGCCGCCAGCACGCCCTGCTGGAGCGGCGCGGATCCCACTGGTTGCTCAGCGACGACAGCTCAACCAATGGCCTGTGGTGGCAGGGCCGGCGGGTGCAGCAGTTGCTGCTTCGCGACGGCGACAGCCTGCGCTTCGGCCCCAGCCAGGAGGCGGGACTGCCCGAGCTCGATTTTCAGATCCGTCCCCTGCCCCAGCTGCAAAGGTTGCTGCGGGCAACGAGCCTGATGCTTGCGGCGGCGGCCCTAGGCGGCCTTGGCCTGCAGGCCATCTCTGGCCTCCAGGTGCCGATTCGCGGCAGCCTCGCCACGGTGCGGGGGCCGCTGGTGCTCTACGACCGGCAGGGCAAAGCAATCGCAACTGCCCAGGCCAAGGAGCATCGGGAGCTCAAAGCCTTGCAGGGCTATCCCCGGGTGTTGATCGATGCCCTGCTTGCTAGTGAAGACAGCCGCTTCTGGTGGCATCCAGGCGTCGACCCAGTTGGTACGGGCCGAGCCCTTGTTACCAACGTGCTCGGAGGAAGGGTGCTGGAGGGCGGCAGCACTCTCACCCAGCAACTGGCCCGCAGCTTGTACCCCGATCAGGTGGGACAAGGTGAAACCCTTGGCCGCAAGTGGCGTGAGCTGCTGGTGGCGCTACAGCTCGAGGCCCGTTTCAGCAAGCGGGATTTGCTACTGAGCTACCTCAACCGAGTTTATCTAGGCGTTGGCTGGGGTTTTGAGGATGCCTCCCGCCACTATTTCGGTAAGCCCGCCAGCGACCTGAAGCTTGAGGAGGCCGCCCTACTGGTGGGCCTGCTTCCCTCACCCAATGGCTACGACCCGTGTTTCGATCCCCAGGCGGCCCTGAGCTCCCGCAATGCCGTGCTCAGCAAGATGGGAGATACGGGCCGCATCAGTGCCGACCAGGCCCGCAGCGGGCGCCGCAGCCCAATCCGGCTTTCGCCCCAGGCCTGCCGCAGTAGCAGCTCTCTTCGCGGAGTCCCCTTTTATTCAGACCAGGTGGGCCGCGACCTCGATCAGCTGGTGGGGGCAGAGGTGGCTGCCGAGGGTAATTTCCTGATCGATACCTATTTGGATCGCAACCTGCAGGAGCAGGTGGAGCGGTTGCTGCGCCAACGACTTAGCGCCAGCAAGACGCTGGGGGTAGGCGAAGGGGCCGTAGTGGTGCTCGATTCACGCACCGGCGGCATCCTTGCCCTTGCCGGCGGTCGTGACTACCGCCAAAGCCAGTTCAATCGGGCCACGATGGCCCTGCGCCAGCCCGGCAGCACCTTCAAGCTGATTCCCTATTTGGTCGCTCTCGAGCGGGGCGGTAAGCCCAGTGATCCAATCAGCTGCTCGCCATTGCGCTGGCGCGGTCAGAGCTTCAGCAGCGGTTGTGGTGGCAATTTGAGCCTGGTATCTGCCTTCGCTATCAGCAGCAACACGGCAGCGCTGCGTCTGGCCCAGCGGGTAGGGCTTGATGCACTGGTGCAGAAAGCTCGCGATCTTGGCTTCACCAGCCCCCTTGCGGCCGTGCCCGGATTGGCCCTCGGCCAGAGCGAGGTAACCCTGCTGGAGCTCACAGCTGCCTACGCGGCAATCGCCAACGGTGGCGTTTGGCACTCCCCCAGCACAATTCGGCGCCTTACCGATGGAGAGGCATGTAACGGCCAGTCATCAAGCCAGTGCCGCCAGGCCAACGTCCCCACAACATCCCAGGCGGGACGCCGGGTCAGCAGCGAGGCGACGGCCCGCGCCATGCAGCAGTTGCTGCGGGCCGTGGTGCAGCGGGGTACGGGCCAGATGGCCAGTCTTGGCGGCCAGGAGGGTGGCAAAACCGGCACAACCAATGACAGCCGCGATTTGCTCTTTGTCGGCTATGAACCCCAGCGCCATTGGGTGGTGGGTATCTGGTTGGGTAATGACGACAACAGCCCCAGCCGCGCCAGCAGCGCCTTGGCTGCAGGACTGTGGAGCGAGATCATCCGAGCAGCCCGACCCTGA
- a CDS encoding DUF697 domain-containing protein, with protein sequence MSTRTRLWMIAGLAVLALIAVGALLQGVNNLYWQLSWYLPSWIVQPVFALVFAGFVLLLVQLAWPWLRTITGKARSGAAASLPPPGNRREAAAQNLAAIDQTLDRVRDAVEREALRQERQRMQAELERGDLVIVLFGTGSAGKTSLIRALLQELVGKVGAAMGSTSETQRYRLRLRSLQRAVVLVDTPGILEAGAAGLERERLARDQASKADLLLLVVDGDLRAAELEVFEALAGLGKRLMLVLNKCDLRGEQEEARLLQLLRQRSREHIAAEDVIPASAAPQSVPMPGGRPLQPAAEVDALLRRIAAVLHADGEELIADNLLLQCRRLSEASRSLLTRQRRSDCEVIVDRYMWIGAGVLAVTPLPGLDLLGAAAVNAQMVVEIARIYGISMSRQSAQDLALSVGRTMAGLGLVKGGVSLLSASLSLNVPALVVSRAIQAVSAAWLTRVAGLSFITYFERDQEWGDGGVQEVVQQQYDLSRRDGAMSRFLKAAFSRVVQPLQAKQRSLPPRPEPD encoded by the coding sequence GTGAGCACCCGCACCCGCCTGTGGATGATCGCCGGCCTAGCTGTGCTGGCCCTGATCGCCGTTGGCGCATTGCTGCAGGGGGTCAACAACCTCTACTGGCAACTGAGCTGGTATTTGCCGAGCTGGATTGTTCAGCCGGTGTTTGCTCTTGTTTTCGCTGGCTTCGTGCTGCTGCTTGTGCAACTGGCCTGGCCGTGGCTGCGGACCATTACCGGCAAGGCCAGGTCAGGAGCGGCCGCCAGCTTGCCGCCGCCGGGTAACCGGCGGGAAGCAGCTGCCCAAAACCTGGCCGCCATCGATCAAACCCTCGATCGGGTGCGCGATGCGGTGGAGCGGGAAGCCCTGCGTCAAGAGCGGCAGCGCATGCAGGCCGAGCTCGAACGGGGCGATCTCGTGATTGTGCTGTTTGGTACGGGGTCGGCAGGCAAAACCTCTCTGATCCGGGCCCTGCTGCAAGAGCTGGTGGGCAAGGTGGGAGCTGCCATGGGATCTACCAGCGAAACCCAGCGCTATCGCCTGCGGCTGCGCAGCCTGCAGCGAGCCGTGGTTTTAGTTGACACGCCCGGAATCCTCGAAGCAGGTGCTGCTGGGCTAGAGAGGGAGCGGCTCGCCCGCGACCAGGCAAGCAAGGCGGACCTGCTTCTGCTCGTGGTGGACGGCGACCTGCGCGCCGCCGAGCTTGAGGTTTTTGAAGCCCTGGCTGGTCTGGGAAAGCGGCTGATGCTGGTGCTCAACAAGTGCGACCTGCGCGGTGAGCAGGAGGAAGCAAGGTTGCTGCAGCTGCTGCGCCAACGCAGCCGCGAGCACATTGCGGCCGAAGACGTGATCCCCGCCAGCGCGGCACCCCAGAGCGTGCCCATGCCAGGGGGGCGTCCCTTGCAGCCAGCCGCCGAGGTCGATGCCCTGTTACGCCGTATCGCCGCCGTGCTCCACGCCGACGGGGAAGAACTGATTGCCGACAATCTGCTTTTGCAGTGCCGGCGGCTCAGTGAGGCCAGCCGCTCCCTGCTGACCCGGCAGCGCCGCAGCGACTGCGAGGTGATCGTTGATCGCTACATGTGGATCGGAGCCGGGGTGCTTGCCGTCACACCCCTGCCTGGTCTGGATCTGCTCGGTGCCGCAGCTGTAAACGCCCAAATGGTGGTGGAGATCGCCCGTATTTATGGCATCAGCATGAGTCGCCAAAGTGCCCAAGATCTGGCCCTTTCCGTTGGACGCACCATGGCTGGCCTCGGGCTGGTGAAGGGGGGCGTCAGCCTGCTTAGTGCGTCCCTAAGCCTGAACGTACCTGCTCTGGTTGTGAGCCGTGCCATTCAGGCGGTCAGTGCTGCCTGGCTCACCCGGGTTGCGGGGCTGAGCTTCATCACCTACTTCGAGCGCGACCAAGAATGGGGCGACGGTGGTGTGCAGGAGGTCGTGCAGCAGCAATACGACCTCAGCCGACGCGACGGGGCCATGAGTCGCTTCCTTAAAGCCGCCTTCAGCCGGGTGGTGCAACCACTGCAGGCAAAGCAGCGGAGTTTGCCGCCAAGGCCTGAGCCCGACTGA
- a CDS encoding aminotransferase class V-fold PLP-dependent enzyme, with the protein MASAPPAPRASQPLPFASPEQLDPRLQDFLEQASRQLCVWLGSAAERSPLPGLSVLPPVEPEGHGLAPEMLLADLQLVMDGAFNPNHPGALAHLDPPPLPASVAADLICAGLNNNMLAEELSPSLSRLERSLTAWLAEQLGLPAGSGGVAASGGTLSNLMALVAARRQRGLAIDGRAVVVASIDAHVSLAKALAVMGLPPEALRPVAVDSQGRLDPTALELELDQLERAGKPVIAVVATAGTTVRGAVDPLSEIAGICQRRGQWLHVDGAIGAVFGLVPAHRHRVAGLERADSITINPQKLLGITKASSLLLLARPQALAEAFHTGLPYMEPSWGGSHGGESGLQGTRPGEILKLWLGLRQLGLVGIEAVLDGAIQRRRQLQALLAPNERLQLIGGSFHLLAFTPHQLDAAASQAWSDRTRQRLLQEQLMLSRPHYAGRHHLKAVLGNPHTKPAHLENLARVVHASLDEQP; encoded by the coding sequence TTGGCTAGCGCCCCCCCTGCCCCGCGGGCCAGCCAGCCCCTGCCCTTCGCCAGTCCGGAGCAGCTAGACCCCAGGCTGCAGGACTTTTTAGAGCAGGCTTCACGGCAGCTCTGTGTGTGGCTTGGTAGTGCTGCAGAACGCTCGCCACTGCCCGGCTTGAGCGTTTTGCCACCGGTGGAGCCGGAAGGTCACGGTTTGGCTCCGGAGATGCTGTTGGCCGATCTGCAGCTCGTGATGGATGGGGCCTTTAATCCCAACCACCCCGGTGCCCTTGCCCATCTCGACCCACCACCACTGCCGGCCTCGGTGGCTGCAGATTTGATCTGCGCCGGCCTTAACAACAACATGTTGGCTGAGGAATTGTCCCCCAGCTTGAGCCGCCTAGAGCGCAGCCTCACGGCCTGGCTGGCTGAGCAGCTGGGCCTGCCTGCTGGTAGTGGTGGTGTGGCCGCCAGCGGCGGCACCCTTTCCAACTTGATGGCCCTGGTCGCAGCGAGACGCCAGCGGGGTTTGGCCATAGACGGCCGGGCGGTGGTGGTGGCAAGCATTGATGCCCATGTCTCCCTCGCTAAAGCACTGGCGGTGATGGGCTTACCGCCTGAGGCCCTGCGGCCGGTGGCAGTCGATAGCCAGGGCCGACTAGATCCAACCGCTTTGGAGCTGGAGCTTGATCAACTCGAGCGGGCTGGGAAGCCTGTAATCGCGGTAGTCGCTACCGCTGGCACCACCGTTCGGGGGGCAGTCGACCCCCTCAGTGAGATAGCTGGGATTTGCCAGCGGCGCGGCCAGTGGCTGCATGTGGATGGGGCCATCGGCGCCGTGTTCGGCCTGGTGCCTGCCCACCGCCATCGGGTTGCTGGCCTGGAGCGAGCCGATTCGATCACGATCAATCCCCAGAAACTGCTGGGAATCACCAAAGCCTCCTCCTTGCTATTGCTGGCCCGCCCTCAGGCACTGGCGGAGGCGTTTCACACCGGACTGCCCTACATGGAGCCGAGCTGGGGTGGTAGCCACGGCGGTGAAAGTGGCCTGCAGGGCACCCGCCCCGGTGAAATTCTCAAGCTTTGGCTCGGTTTGCGGCAGCTTGGCCTGGTGGGGATCGAAGCGGTGCTCGATGGGGCTATTCAGCGTCGCCGCCAGCTTCAGGCCCTACTGGCACCCAACGAGCGGCTGCAGTTGATCGGTGGCTCCTTCCATCTGCTGGCCTTCACCCCCCATCAACTTGATGCCGCCGCCAGCCAAGCCTGGAGCGATCGCACTCGCCAGCGTCTGCTCCAGGAGCAGCTGATGCTTTCGCGGCCTCACTACGCCGGGCGCCACCATCTCAAGGCCGTGCTCGGTAACCCCCACACCAAACCAGCCCACCTCGAGAACCTCGCCAGGGTGGTGCATGCCAGCCTCGATGAACAACCCTGA